In one Zalophus californianus isolate mZalCal1 chromosome 10, mZalCal1.pri.v2, whole genome shotgun sequence genomic region, the following are encoded:
- the GPR25 gene encoding probable G-protein coupled receptor 25, whose product MHRTEPWIPSLGTASWDYSGSGDLEELEPCPVRDLPYGYAYVPVLYLAAFAVGLLGNSFVVWLLAGRRGPRRLVDTFVLHLAAADLGLVLTLPLWAAAVARGGRWPFGEGLCKLSGFALACTRCAGALLLAGLSVDRYLAVVKLLEARPLRTRRCALAACCGVWAAALLAGLPSLVYRGLQPLPGGGPDSQCGEQPSDAFQVLSLLLLLLTCVLPLGVSLVCYCLISRRLRRPPHPGRARRNSLRIIFAVEGAFVGSWLPFGVLRAVFHLARLGALPLPCGLLLALRWGLSIATCLAFVNSCANPLIYLLLDRSFRARAWRGVCGLADSPARRGSSASSLSRDDSSVFRSPAGSWERARTANAGRVLL is encoded by the coding sequence ATGCACCGCACCGAGCCCTGGATCCCCAGCCTGGGGACGGCGTCCTGGGACTACTCGGGGTCCGGCGACCTGGAGGAGCTGGAGCCGTGCCCGGTCCGGGACCTGCCCTACGGCTACGCCTACGTGCCCGTGCTCTACCTGGCGGCCTTCGCGGTGGGCCTGCTGGGCAACTCCTTCGTGGTGTGGCTGCTGGCTGGGCGGCGTGGCCCGCGGCGGCTCGTGGACACCTTCGTGCTGCACCTGGCCGCCGCCGACCTGGGCCTCGTGCTCACGCTGCCGCTGTgggcggcggcggtggcgcgCGGCGGCCGCTGGCCCTTCGGCGAGGGCCTCTGCAAGCTCAGCGGCTTCGCGCTGGCCTGCACGCGCTGCGCAGGCGCGCTGCTGCTGGCGGGCCTGAGCGTGGACCGCTACCTGGCGGTGGTGAAGCTGCTCGAGGCGCGGCCGCTGCGCACCCGGCGCTGCGCGCTGGCCGCCTGCTGCGGCGTCTGGGCCGCGGCGCTCCTGGCCGGCCTCCCCTCCCTGGTCTACCGGGGGCTGCAGCCCCTCCCCGGCGGCGGCCCGGACAGCCAGTGCGGGGAGCAGCCCTCCGACGCCTTCCAGGTGCTgagcctgctgctgctgctgctcacCTGCGTGCTGCCCTTGGGCGTCAGCCTGGTCTGCTACTGCCTCATCTCGCGCCGCCTGCGCCGCCCGCCGCACCCGGGCCGGGCCCGGAGGAACTCGCTGCGCATCATCTTCGCCGTCGAGGGCGCCTTCGTGGGCTCCTGGCTGCCCTTCGGCGTCCTGCGGGCCGTCTTCCACCTGGCGCGCCTGGGGGCGCTGCCGCTACCCTGCGGCCTGCTGCTGGCGCTGCGCTGGGGCCTCAGCATCGCCACCTGCCTGGCCTTCGTCAACAGCTGCGCCAACCCGCTCATCTACCTGCTGCTGGACCGCTCGTTCCGCGCCCGCGCCTGGCGCGGGGTCTGCGGGCTCGCCGACAGCCCGGCGCGCAGAGGCAGCTCGGCGTCCTCGCTCTCCAGGGACGACAGCTCCGTGTTCCGGAGCCCGGCCGGCAGCTGGGAGCGAGCCCGGACGGCGAACGCTGGCCGGGTCCTGCTGTAG